A part of Corynebacterium mustelae genomic DNA contains:
- a CDS encoding NAD(+) diphosphatase has translation MSALVFDSHGRTLVDVTGAPLQVTEIAGVPAFPLDTPDGEPLVVQRVANLDQCAPEGVDKRISRTNDSLAIYALAVLHHRESCRFDPLTGAPLDFSDHLIGTVNRGDKHLKAVFPRIDPAVIGIISLRDSDRILVAQNAARPGYYSLIAGYVGLGETFEETMTREAWEETGRRISEIRYLRSQPWPYSGSIMVGFSATTTDEFPVGELDGELTDIRWVSKTDVLSGAIALPGAGSLARSLIMEWVHS, from the coding sequence GTGAGCGCGCTAGTTTTTGATTCCCACGGCCGCACGCTTGTCGACGTCACCGGGGCGCCGTTGCAGGTCACCGAAATCGCGGGGGTTCCGGCTTTCCCATTAGACACCCCAGATGGGGAACCTCTCGTGGTGCAGCGGGTCGCCAACCTTGACCAATGCGCACCGGAAGGCGTCGACAAGCGAATTTCTCGCACCAATGATTCCCTGGCTATCTATGCCTTGGCGGTTTTACACCACCGGGAATCGTGCCGGTTTGATCCGCTCACCGGCGCGCCGCTGGATTTTTCCGACCATCTTATCGGAACCGTAAACCGAGGAGACAAGCACCTCAAGGCGGTATTTCCCCGGATAGATCCGGCTGTGATCGGCATAATTTCGCTACGTGATTCCGATCGTATCCTGGTGGCGCAAAACGCGGCGCGCCCCGGTTACTATTCACTGATCGCGGGCTATGTAGGGTTGGGGGAGACCTTTGAAGAAACCATGACCCGGGAAGCCTGGGAGGAAACTGGCCGTCGAATTTCAGAAATCCGGTATCTCCGCAGTCAACCCTGGCCGTATTCTGGTTCCATCATGGTGGGGTTTTCCGCCACTACTACTGATGAATTCCCCGTCGGCGAATTAGATGGCGAATTGACGGATATTCGATGGGTATCTAAAACCGACGTGCTTTCTGGTGCCATAGCTCTACCTGGTGCAGGGTCTTTGGCACGATCATTAATTATGGAATGGGTGCATTCGTGA